From a single Opisthocomus hoazin isolate bOpiHoa1 chromosome 6, bOpiHoa1.hap1, whole genome shotgun sequence genomic region:
- the ZNF518A gene encoding zinc finger protein 518A, giving the protein MPSEREQFFCDKKQISLLKHNAAKNFSTDTTLEKALVNDPLSMMTQPASLDVNNSYELKNVKIDLPKVNIPNEVLMKHEVDRYGKLFQCKQQTARKSLSLEEINGSNPNCSEGSHLQNKPEMQFEERLKTTAKILNFTCTKCKDNIRYSPNDLQKHFQLLHYGELPLYPCEMCNFSANDFQSFKQHRRIHRSTLVKCELCNDEHMYTLLDLTKHFTSKHCLNGRFQCEKCGFSTQDVGTFVQHIHRHNEIPYNCGKCHHVSFTKEEFQKHLRVHTSIFPFGCQYCSYSTSRKDYLLKHIIALHRDHLYAKEKLEKDKCEKRIVKTPAGLKLVLRRCKMGASKKALWRRKKISSGSEKTGEQNAQVLRSVNKIQTKAEELNQCMRDVEANEEKDQITYTEKHNFTGGMLSATPAQYNKTDDRTSYGLGLLKNAVHGPTVLMVKNNKISIPANYSAKFMGFKMVDGKQHIVIKLLPTSKQNMHLLDQKADPIKDGSTTPLLQTAGPCGLSSGAIPHVTGQSTLKNNCLHPLTSPPFSCSAPHSGKTKVEKQNNSLLYGRSVSQTVAPSNVAVGKSSNYLPMKLGSVVPPCDEVTNVGTRSSVSWGSYSPPSHPQVLPPTITNTLHYDSMKMPFFPGLKIQNGGLNNSNGTNSLYYSTSVDSSNEGLLSFHNYSKMDTSDNPCSIWMSTDDRYKEFSKTVSFQNSRSESASSYSESMRGLKPEKVVSAQSNINRTYGHINTKNNSVTSKSQSKCGLESECFMEGQHNGQQCLDTNIHQGFENVAEKFQENASDCVNSVLMPKITSVFSLQSEQAANYLLPEINQLLQDVLKVKATTQQESHSKSNNCIKLHSDKLLSGHETGNKAFTHLKSSATAGGFQRLPSNAGFNLYTKELNAMDSTNEGAHCGRERQTHRTSFESQEMDKLSITPGVGTFLKSHTDAIITQQVVKDKILSTTQNPSSFSPVIQEQKKTLLVQSPPSGFFVPLHLANQPGLQVVSGKSLPSTSSSDGHVAKGVPASFVLNKGPGMILTFNGAIGTVANVTSDSSQVLGRVASGEYGKITIPASKVEAKNDSFRSVRSSCNRRGCSTANDSLNGMPFKGPLVIMNSSESTVKGISSVKVLPEHQDAVFGSLESVSQHENKQKQNVNALSPDKQQAVFLKCMTSNKPVVHKHSVFQDSTHYQNCQPKKTGAMQQKLLLKIKTSASDTLADATQSVSNSVPSLQFDNLQSLTPALAQKQTNLTSNDALILPGRLMPANASSSSSNQACCVPAVEPVYSKSAGTRLQKGSVESMQVIANNRKNFGSQKSTWSTRKRTAKVKPRLKQTGSKSSEAVGIQRKNNFKRKKKDNCPEPPRKKVTLHRKCKEKNQAEGVSESGGPYKPRASKETVRTLKLLPFNSKQLVKCPRRNQPVVVLNHPDADVPEVVNVMKTIAKFKGHVLKVSLSKRTIEALLQPAFCNPLDVTTDNLSQKRHRIIKPISPVKERFVLKLTLKKTSKNNYQIVKTTSDNTLKAKFSCWFCGRIFDNQDNWVGHGQRHLMEATRDWNSLM; this is encoded by the coding sequence ATGCCATCTGAAAGGGAACAGTTTTTTTGTGATAAAAAGCAAATTAGTTTGTTAAAACACAATGCTGCGAAGAATTTCTCTACAGATACTACTTTGGAAAAAGCACTGGTGAATGATCCTTTAAGTATGATGACTCAACCAGCAAGTTTGGATGTCAATAACTCTTACGAactaaaaaatgtgaaaattgatTTACCCAAGGTGAACATTCCAAATGAAGTATTAATGAAACATGAAGTTGATAGATATGGAAAACTCTTTCAGTGTAAACAGCAAACTGCAAGGAAGTCATTAAGCTTAGAGGAAATAAACGGAAGCAATCCCAATTGTTCAGAGGGCAGCCACTtgcaaaataaaccagaaatgcAATTTGAAGAAAGGTTGAAAACTACGGCAAAGATACTGAATTTCACTTGTACGAAGTGCAAGGATAACATTAGATACAGCCCAAATGATCTACAGAAACATTTTCAGCTGTTACACTATGGCGAGTTGCCTTTGTATCCTTGTGAGATGTGTAACTTCTCGGCTAATGACTTTCAGTCATTTAAACAGCATAGACGCATCCATCGTAGCACTTTAGTAAAATGTGAGCTCTGTAATGATGAGCATATGTACACTTTGTTGGATTTGACGAAACACTTCACATCAAAGCATTGTTTAAATGGTCGCTTTCAATGTGAAAAATGTGGGTTTTCTACCCAGGATGTGGGCACTTTTGTTCAGCACATTCACAGACATAATGAGATTCCATATAACTGTGGAAAGTGTCATCACGTAAGCTTTACAAAAGAGGAGTTCCAGAAACATCTTCGTGTTCATACCAGTATCTTTCCTTTTGGTTGTCAGTATTGCAGTTACAGCACATCACGGAAAGATTATCTTTTAAAACACATCATAGCTTTGCATAGAGACCACTtatatgcaaaagaaaaactggaaaaggaTAAATGTGAAAAAAGAATAGTGAAGACTCCAGCAGGACTGAAGCTTGTGTTAAGAAGGTGTAAAATGGGAGCATCGAAAAAAGCACTCTGGAGACGGAAAAAAATAAGCAGTGGAAGTGAGAAAACTGGAGAACAAAATGCACAAGTGCTAAGAAGTGTGAATAAAATTCAAACAAAAGCTGAGGAGTTGAACCAGTGTATGAGAGATGTGgaagcaaatgaagaaaaagatcaAATTACATATACAGAAAAGCATAATTTCACGGGTGGAATGCTCTCTGCTACTCCTGCGCAATACAATAAAACAGATGATAGAACAAGTTACGGCCTGGGATTATTGAAAAATGCTGTTCATGGGCCAACGGTATTGATGgtcaaaaacaataaaatatcTATTCCAGCAAATTACAGTGCTAAATTTATGGGATTTAAAATGGTAGATGGAAAACAACATATTGTTATAAAATTACTACCTACAAGTAAGCAAAACATGCATTTGCTGGATCAGAAAGCTGATCCTATTAAAGATGGTTCTACAACTCCTTTGCTACAGACTGCTGGTCCCTGTGGCTTGTCTTCAGGTGCTATACCACATGTAACTGGTCAGTCAACCTTAAAGAATAATTGTCTTCACCCATTAACCTCCCCTCCATTTTCTTGTTCTGCTCCTcattcaggaaaaacaaaagtggaaaaacaaaataactcCTTATTGTATGGTAGGAGTGTTTCTCAAACTGTAGCACCTTCTAATGTAGCTGTAGGAAAAAGTTCAAATTATTTGCCAATGAAGTTGGGTTCAGTTGTACCTCCATGTGATGAGGTGACAAACGTTGGAACTCGAAGTAGTGTCTCATGGGGAAGCTATAGTCCTCCAAGTCATCCTCAGGTATTACCACCCACTATTACAAATACGCTTCACTATGACTCTATGAAAATGCCCTTCTTTCCTGGACTGAAAATTCAAAATGGTGGTCTGAATAATAGCAATGGAACTAATAGTCTCTATTATTCAACTTCAGTGGATTCTTCTAATGAAGGGTTACTGTCTTTTCACAACTACTCCAAAATGGACACTTCAGATAATCCATGTAGCATTTGGATGTCAACAGATGACAGATACAAAGAATTTAGTAAAACAGTTTCGTTTCAAAACAGTAGAAGTGAATCTGCATCTTCGTATTCAGAGTCAATGAGAGGCTTAAAACCAGAGAAAGTTGTATCAGCACAATCAAATATTAATAGAACTTATGGACACATAAACACTAAGAATAACTCTGTGACTTCTAAAAGCCAATCTAAATGTGGTCTTGAGAGCGAGTGTTTTATGGAGGGCCAGCATAATGGCCAGCAGTGTTTGGACACTAACATACATCAAGGATTTGAGAATGTAGCTGAGAAATTCCAAGAAAATGCCTCTGATTGTGTTAACTCGGTTTTAATGCCTAAAATCACATCTGTTTTCTCATTGCAGAGTGAACAGGCAGCTAATTATTTGTTGCCTGAAATAAACCAGTTACTGCAAGATGTGTTAAAGGTGAAAGCAACTACTCAGCAAGAATCCCACAGCAAGTCAAATAATTGCATAAAACTTCATTCTGACAAGCTACTTTCTGGTCACGAGACAGGGAATAAAGCCTTTACACATTTAAAAAGCTCGGCAACTGCAGGTGGTTTTCAGAGGCTGCCTTCTAATGCAGGCTTTAATTTATATACGAAAGAGTTGAACGCAATGGATAGCACAAATGAAGGTGCACATtgtgggagagagagacagacacacagaACATCATTTGAGTCACAGGAAATGGATAAATTATCCATAACTCCAGGTGTTGGTACGTTCCTAAAATCTCATACAGATGCAATCATAACACAGCAAGTAGTAAAAGATAAAATACTGTCTACAACCCAGAACCCTAGCAGCTTTTCACCAGTTATTCAGGAACAGAAGAAAACCCTTTTAGTTCAGTCCCCTCCATCAGGATTTTTTGTTCCTTTGCACCTTGCTAACCAGCCTGGACTGCAGGTTGTTTCAGGAAAATCTCTTCCGTCAACCAGTTCGTCAGATGGGCATGTGGCTAAAGGTGTACCTGCATCTTTTGTCTTAAATAAAGGACCTGGAATGATTTTGACTTTTAATGGGGCAATTGGAACTGTTGCAAATGTCACTAGTGATAGTTCTCAGGTCTTAGGGAGAGTTGCATCCGGAGAATATGGTAAAATAACCATACCAGCTTCAAAAGTGGAGGCGAAAAATGACAGTTTCAGAAGTGTAAGAAGTTCTTGTAATAGGAGAGGATGTAGTACAGCAAATGACTCATTGAATGGCATGCCGTTCAAAGGGCCTCTTGTGATTATGAACTCATCGGAGTCAACTGTGAAGGGAATTTCTTCTGTGAAGGTGTTACCAGAGCATCAGGATGCTGTCTTTGGTTCCCTGGAGTCAGTAAGCCAACacgaaaataaacagaaacaaaatgttaatGCACTTTCACCTGACAAACAGCAGGCAGTTTTTCTGAAATGTATGACATCAAACAAGCCTGTAGTTCATAAACATAGTGTTTTTCAGGATAGTACTCACTATCAAAATTGTCAACCAAAGAAAACTGGAGCCATGCAACAAAAGCTTTTGCTGAAAATTAAGACTTCTGCTTCAGATACGCTGGCTGATGCCACTCAGTCAGTAAGCAACTCGGTGCCCTCACTACAGTTTGATAACTTGCAGTCCCTTACTCCTGCACTAGCACAGAAACAAACTAACCTTACTTCTAATGATGCCTTAATCTTACCAGGTAGGTTAATGCCAGCAAATGCCTCTTCGTCAAGCTCTAATCAAGCATGTTGTGTTCCTGCTGTAGAACCTGTTTATTCTAAGTCTGCAGGGACACGGTTGCAAAAAGGTTCTGTTGAAAGTATGCAAGTAATTGCTAACAATAGGAAAAACTTTGGTAGTCAGAAGTCCACATGGAGTACCCGAAAAAGAACTGCAAAAGTAAAACCTCGTTTAAAACAAACTGGGTCTAAAAGTTCAGAAGCTGTGGGTATacaaagaaagaataatttcaaACGGAAAAAGAAGGATAATTGTCCAGAGCCTCCAAGAAAGAAAGTAACGTTGCACAGAAAGTGTAAGGAAAAGAATCAAGCTGAAGGTGTTAGTGAATCAGGTGGCCCTTACAAACCAAGGGCATCAAAAGAAACTGTGAGGACTTTGAAATTACTTCCTTTTAATTCTAAACAACTTGTAAAATGCCCTCGGAGAAATCAACCTGTTGTTGTGCTTAACCATCCTGATGCAGATGTTCCAGAAGTTGTAAATGTAATGAAAACGATTGCTAAATTTAAGGGACATGTTCTTAAGGTTTCATTGTCGAAAAGAACTATCGAAGCGCTTCTGCAGCCAGCCTTCTGCAATCCTTTGGACGTAACTACTGATAATCTTTCTCAGAAGAGGCACAGGATAATAAAACCTATTAGCCCTGTAAAGGAAAGATTTGTCTTAAAATTGACACTGAAAAAGACTAGCAAAAACAATTACCAGATTGTGAAAACTACCTCTGATAATACCTTGAAAGCTAAGTTTAGCTGCTGGTTTTGCGGTAGAATATTTGACAATCAGGATAATTGGGTAGGACATGGACAGAGGCATCTGATGGAGGCTACTCGAGATTGGAATTCATTAATGTAA